One window of the Periophthalmus magnuspinnatus isolate fPerMag1 chromosome 17, fPerMag1.2.pri, whole genome shotgun sequence genome contains the following:
- the mbd3a gene encoding methyl-CpG-binding domain protein 3a isoform X2 has translation MDRKCIPVKHFLNKPQIIHGFGNASQIDADSSSHVGAGRLLQTKAQHYKQRNAYNPTQIKTRLDLNTTLPVRQTASIFKQPVTKVTKHPKNTVKTDLRKAKDPPKQLFWERKLSGLSAFNIAEELIKTIDLPKGLQGVGLACSDETLLSAIASALHTSGSPITGQLTTAVDKNPGVWLNTAQPLCKAFVVTDEDIRKQEKQVQSVRRRLEEALMADSLAHLNDLTSDETAGGQDETVMQMDPKIS, from the exons ATGGACAGAAAGTG CATTCCTGTGAAACATTTTCTGAACAAGCCCCAGATCATCCATGGTTTTGGAAATGCCTCACAGATAGATGCTGACAGCAGCAGCCATGTGGGGGCTGGACGACTccttcagaccaaagcacagcACTACAAGCAGAGAAATGCCTATAACCCCACACAAATAAAG accagaCTTGACCTAAACACAACACTACCAGTGAGGCAAACAGCCTCAATCTTCAAACAACCGGTAACTAAGGTGACGAAGCACCCCAAAAATACTGTGAAGACAGACCTGCGAAAGGCCAAAGATCCACCCAAACAG TTGTTCTGGGAGAGGAAGCTAAGTGGTTTAAGTGCGTTTAATATTGCAGAGGAATTAATCAAAACTATTGACCTTCCCAAAGGCTTACAGG GTGTAGGGCTTGCCTGTTCAGATGAAACTCTGCTGTCTGCCATCGCTAGTGCCCTTCACACAAGCGGCTCACCCATCACTGGACAGCTGACAACAGCAGTGGATAAAAATCCTGGAGTCTGGCTTAATACTGCCCAGCCACTTTGCAAAGCTTTTGTTGTGACAGATGAGGACATAAG GAAACAAGAGAAACAAGTGCAAAGTGTTCGAAGGCGACTGGAGGAAGCACTGATGGCTGACTCTTTAGCTCATTTAAATGACCTCACTTCAGATGAAACAGCTGGGGGCC
- the mbd3a gene encoding methyl-CpG-binding domain protein 3a isoform X1 yields MDRKCIPVKHFLNKPQIIHGFGNASQIDADSSSHVGAGRLLQTKAQHYKQRNAYNPTQIKTRLDLNTTLPVRQTASIFKQPVTKVTKHPKNTVKTDLRKAKDPPKQLFWERKLSGLSAFNIAEELIKTIDLPKGLQGKKIISLFFKMHGENTILIFMMTVMSLSLNLFAGVGLACSDETLLSAIASALHTSGSPITGQLTTAVDKNPGVWLNTAQPLCKAFVVTDEDIRKQEKQVQSVRRRLEEALMADSLAHLNDLTSDETAGGQDETVMQMDPKIS; encoded by the exons ATGGACAGAAAGTG CATTCCTGTGAAACATTTTCTGAACAAGCCCCAGATCATCCATGGTTTTGGAAATGCCTCACAGATAGATGCTGACAGCAGCAGCCATGTGGGGGCTGGACGACTccttcagaccaaagcacagcACTACAAGCAGAGAAATGCCTATAACCCCACACAAATAAAG accagaCTTGACCTAAACACAACACTACCAGTGAGGCAAACAGCCTCAATCTTCAAACAACCGGTAACTAAGGTGACGAAGCACCCCAAAAATACTGTGAAGACAGACCTGCGAAAGGCCAAAGATCCACCCAAACAG TTGTTCTGGGAGAGGAAGCTAAGTGGTTTAAGTGCGTTTAATATTGCAGAGGAATTAATCAAAACTATTGACCTTCCCAAAGGCTTACAGGGTAAGAAAATAATTTCCctgttttttaaaatgcacGGAGAAAACactattttgatatttatgatGACTGTTATGTCCCTCTCTTTAAATCTTTTTGCAGGTGTAGGGCTTGCCTGTTCAGATGAAACTCTGCTGTCTGCCATCGCTAGTGCCCTTCACACAAGCGGCTCACCCATCACTGGACAGCTGACAACAGCAGTGGATAAAAATCCTGGAGTCTGGCTTAATACTGCCCAGCCACTTTGCAAAGCTTTTGTTGTGACAGATGAGGACATAAG GAAACAAGAGAAACAAGTGCAAAGTGTTCGAAGGCGACTGGAGGAAGCACTGATGGCTGACTCTTTAGCTCATTTAAATGACCTCACTTCAGATGAAACAGCTGGGGGCC